ccgtttcgagcagttcgtGGAGCcttcggcagatttttgaaacttgaaattaccacaaaatttcataaaatgaagttggaaagctgaaactccaatttcaacatgctattaagtcgactgcgggtggtttccagtcgttttgaagcttccaattactttttggaaattactggcgCCTCCAGCAGTTCTTTAAGAATtgtaatttccataaaatttgactaaatGGAATTGAAAGTCGAATATAGTTGACTACTTAAGTacccaaaaagttgaaaaatctgttaaaagaaaaaagtaaccatagtggtgttagcaatgttgttagtgtcagtggcagtgacagtaatggtgttaatgagactactgtgtatgtgaaaaacctaactgatgtggtgttctccaaagaagaattggatcttctaaacaagggtctaaaattctctttaccacccatgaggcctcctattgaagatattatttctgatgtggatgcttcattgtggagagagacctcagaaacaaaaatcagcataaagaaagaagtggtagacatcatcaaaacccataaaccaacaagaattccatttcatccccacaacaacaccatcaaaagcttgagacagaaaggtgtctactatatgaaagcagacaagggaaacaccgtagtgataatgaagaaagatgaatacttggaaaagtgtgaaacccttcttaatgaaggaccttatgagaagttaaaaagtgatcctgtggataaaatggtgaaagaagtgaaaagtttggtgaaaactactcccttccttaataacactccttttccttccaatcctaaagttcctaaaatgtactgtcttcccaagatccataaacctaactatcctatgagaccaattgtggccaatatcaactctccttcctataacattgccaaaaaactcctttgtaacctccaaaaccttccttttcctgaaactcttcaagttaaaaataattatgaacttgcagaaaaactgcaagggattactattaatgacacagacaggctcatatcttttgatgtacaaaatcttttccccagtgtgcctattcctgagactttagaaatgatagaaaactggctaaaagaacaaaatatcaacaaaaaagaaataacccattatatgaatactataaaattatgcacttcccaaaacattttccaaataaatggaacttactacaaacaaacaggaggcacagctatgggcaaccccttatctccctttttggcaaattttttcatgagccaccttgagacaaaattcaaaaagaacaataaaaactttcccaaagcatggtttagatatgttgatgacatcctgtgtatcattcctgaagacttcaacattgaggaattcctcaatgctttaaatagtctctatcctaccatcaaattcacttatgagcttgaacaacaaaacaaactcccttttctggacatgttaatcattagacattctgaccatcttgaatttgatatctatagaaaacccacccacaccaataactacattccttcagactctttccagccttggaaccaaaaatttgctgctttcaacagcatgatacacaggtgtttaaatctccccctaaataaaaataaccaaaataaagaaataaaaaacatcatgtctattgcttccaaccttggctacacaaaaacatctatccaaaaacttataagaaaacatgaaaacaaaaaactaatcagagatgccacaacttttattgctgaaaaagatgatgtcaaaagagttaggatcagttactatccccctctcacaaataaaatgaaaacagtcttcagaaaacacaacatacaacccattttcaccaatgataacaaaattaaaaaccttcttggtaacactaaagacaaagacaaacctgaagactgtagtggcatctacaaaatcaaatgtaaagattgccaaggaatttatataggtcaaaccaaaagaaacatcaaaaagaggttcaaggaacatctttattatgctaaatacaaatatgaaaataagtctgctctctcagatcatctcattgccaccaaccacactacttcctttgaaaacctgaacctcatacaaaaaatagataaaccatctcaattaaacattagggaagcaatagccatgaagaaaaacaaaacaaatttactaaataatgacttaaaacccttagaaaatatcctactttctgttattaaaaccaaacttgaagacatgactcctaccacatcctcacctacaaccacaccctcttccacatgaccacacccttgtactgccacacccttgtactgttaaactaccacacccttgtacactagtatataagcttgtagacttggttattttgttcaatagtgatttaagcctgatgatgaacacttggtgtttgaaaagctttgcactaataaatagtaaaaactgagaagcaagagttatttcttcctaatacTTACCTGCTTGTTGTTAATTTGTCTTTATCCAGTATTTTTCCACAATCGCGCCATTTACTTTCGAATATGTACAAACTATTCACAAGGATAATTACCACAAGACTGACAGAAAAGCTTGATGAAGCCCAATTAGATGAACAAACAGAATTCTGTAAGGGAAGAAGCACAATTGACCATATTCATTTTATGCCCTAGatcattgaaaaaaccaacgaaTTTAGAATGCCCCTATGTTTAgcattcattgattttgaaaaagtattcgactctttgaaaatggtAGCTTCTATTACGGTCAATGGAGAAACAGCAAAAATAAGGCTCAAAAAGGGAATAAGACAGGGAGATGCCCTTTCACCTAAATTGTTCACTGCCATACTCTACATATAACAGCATTAGAGATATATGTACTCATACTATGGGTAGAAGGAGGACTGAAGAtctctggagaaaaattgacccatttgctATATGTGACCATCCGAGAAAAAACCAACCATTggtcgcaaaaaattgaaaaaaaaattcataaaattttgtccCCCCCAATCATTTAGGCGCCATAAATgggtgaaaaaacatttttcaatttttgcgacTGCTGGTTGGTTTTATCTTGGATGGTCACATATGCTGATGATGTGGTGCTGATAGCACAGAATATGGACAAACTTCAGGTAGTGCTGGACAAGGTGAGAGATGCATGTCTAGAAGTAGAGGGAAGACCAAGACTATGTGCAATGGGTTTGTAACTGATAAAAAATGTGCTAAGCTGGaggatgatgaaattgaaatggttgATGGATTCGTGTACCTAGACCAAGATATGACAATGAATAACGATTTCAACAGAGAGATATCCAGGATAATAAAGGCATCATGGGCAGCATACTTGAGGCTATGAGGAATAATCAGAGAGAAGTCAATACCTATATGCCTGTGAAGGAAGGTAGACAATCAATGCATCATCCCAGTGGCCTCATATGCCAGTGAGACATGGGCATTGATGAAGAAGCTGGAAGATAGAATCGTCAAGATGCAGAGACGAATGGGGTAATCAATGCTGGGGATAATGCTGCGAGACAAATGGACTGTGGAGAAAATTCGCGAGACCACAGCGATGACTGACATTATGGAGGCAGCTAAGCGAAGTGGCACCAGTCTGGTCATGTTGGCAGAAGCGGGGATCAGCAATGGGTGGTGAAGACTGCTCAGTGGAGACCAGACAGAATATGGGCACTGGGGAGACcaaaatggagatgggaagATGAGATATGGACATGTGATGGAAAATGGCGGAGTACAGCCCAAGACCAGAGCTCATGCAAAGAAGTTGGGGAGGCCTTCATCCAGCAGTGGATTGAGAAAaagggctaaaaaaaaaagaagacgaagAGTAGGTTATGTAATATTGACTTATAATTTGTAACTTTAGTATGATAGCATAACTGAAGTGGGATGTGTGTAACAATATAAATAAGGTAGGTACCAGAGCTGAAAACAGTTATGCTACCCACTAACtagtatctggttaaaatatcGGTGAACCCGCTAGTAGCTGGTATCAAGTTGATTTGGgtatagatagtagcgtatagcgagcaCAAACCGCTTTTGCACTTAGTCTACACGTGCaccccaaaacttgataatgtgTAAGTGAGAGGAGTTACATTTTGGAAACTGTTGTAGGTGAGTGTGATTGATGTTTGACAGTGATGGTTGGCAATGATGATGTAATGCCGGTATGACTGCTATGCATACAACATGCTACTAGCTACAATGTGTACTggtgtaaaattttctcaactagCTACCAGCTACTACCAAACAGCAGAAATTAATGGTACGGGTTCTGATTACATATTCTACATAAATGcttaaaactcgaaaaaacaacgatcaggtcaaccaaaaaaatgacttcccATATTTTTACAATCAGGTTTGAATGCATtagttcaaaacttcaaaatacgtAACCAATATTCGGTAGGTAACCTTATACTACCAATATCGCGTTCTTTTACACTTTAGTGCACTTTTACTTTTGCTTTCGACTCATTTTGCGCGTACTTAAACTGATATCAGCACATTCCTACTTGTTTTCATTTCGTATGTTTTTgggtaattgtcaaaaaaaaggtcaattttcaagtgcataattttgaaaaacaaaaatcattttttcgttaATTAGGAAGAAAAAGTGCTACTTTTGCTTTAGcttctgatttttggaagtaGGTAAATACTGGcgtttttctccctcataacgaaaaatatattattaaaCCAGGGAGTAagagtgattttcaacaattttgaattatttccctcgcttcgctcgggcaataaacctcaaaattcatCGAACATCACTTTTACTCCCTAGTTGAATAAActactatttttggaaaatttctactGGGAATCAttttgtatatgtgtcccagatccctcttctagtgttggcctcaattcagaATCTCCCCTACTGTGGGCCCTGACACCCCTGAAACggtgataattaggattcgaccctcattgatgtgtaatatgtcgattgatatgttttcgaggtcgtatgaattcgaatctggagttattttttttgtagaggtgggggggggggggtgatgtgTGGGGAGAggggaaatgtcaaatttttctggacattatttgatttttaacacaacgacatttgatgaaagaagcgtgaattttgatATGGCGAATTTTAgggccaaaatgaagtttttaacaCCGAGGGGGGTGGTCCctacaactttaaaaaaattcctgtcGATTTGAGTTATGGTCAGAAATCAATTAATATGGTGTCCGTTGTTAGGTATTGATCAGCACTTTATAATTTCACCATTGAAGCTAtcgtcccccctctccccctggCGTGGGACTCAGCCtcctaaattgtggatctggaagacgTTGAGACTCGGAAATGTAATCTTGTGAAAATATCCTTCGAaaagtgtacaaataattttggttgttcattttttggttttcaccCCTCCTCTGCCCCCTGTGgcacctcaaaacttgaaaaacgcgcAAGATAGCCGCTTTAACGCCGAAACATAGTGGAAATGGTGAGCCAAATGCCAATTCTTCTAGAAACTGatgagaaacattttttgaaagcgGTAAATAACGCAAAAAGTGTAtaaagggggaggggtgggggCGGGGTGAGGAACGTAATCGATGCAATGGACCATTAAATATTCCCATGACCAGAGAAGTACACATTAACCGAATTTCAGTTCCATAGGTGGGTTTTTCAATGTCTCCACATTTTAGGGGTCTGTCCCCTTGAATGGCTGGGAAGTATGCGACGACTCCGACATTTTTAGAGAAACACATCAATCAATATTGAACAGTACTTAACTggcttttaatattttaattctGGAGGCATTTTGACCAGTagggtattttttgcaattaggggTTGATGGGGTCGCGTAAAGGGtggattcataattttttgcgtTATTTACtgccttcaaaaaatgtttctcatCAGTTTCTAGAAGAATTTGCAATTATCTCACCATTTCCACTATGTTTTGGCATTAAAGCGGCAATTTTgcgcgtttttcaagttttgaggtgccacagggggcagaggggagtcgaaaaccaaaaaatgaacaaccaaaattatttgtacacttttcgaaggatatttttacaaaattacatttccgagtctcaacgtcttccagatccacaatttagggggcCGAGCCCCACGCGAGGGAGAGAGGGGGGACGATAGcttcaatggtgaaaatagaaagtgctgatcaataTCTAAAAACGGACAccataataattgatttttgaccaTAACTCGAATCGTcaggaattatttcaaaattgtagggtccacccccctcgaaGGAGGGGGGAGCCTGAATGGCTCCCGGtcttgaaaacttcattttgggcCTAAAATTCGTCATACTAAAATTCACGTTTCTTTCATCgaatgcctttttttttcagttgccactccacaaatttttggaattagacgattctgcttttttttgaggagggggTGGAGGGAGCGATAAAATTGGTACTTTCAAGATAGGAGCCACCTTGACTCGcgtaaaaattgctcaatttgtGGAAAACGAAAGCGAatgtaattaggtaggtactttaattaTTACTTCTTAGAGATAAATTTTCATGATGAATTTCTTTCCCCCTTAAACCTTCCCTTcccaattaaaaatttctcgttgTACCTTAGAAATGGGTCATTTACATCACAGTTGCTATTACTGTGAAaatctcaagcaaatcggttcatttggagaggctgtagccttgtcaacggaaatttcagaatgaaaattcatcgtcaATACATTGACAAATTGCGAGGGAgggaaattgttttcaaatttaatgtccgtctacacattggtaaaatatctcaaaaatgcaaaaattttcattttttaggtttctgatggtatttttgcaataagtcccaaacttgtaacttttttttctcgaaaatgaagaaaaattccggtccaattttttgatatgttattctacatgaaaagatcgaactaaaactgagaatttttccagaatttttactcgcagacatcgtggttatattcaaattagaagtttttaaatcgatttttttaggtttttgaaagtgacaatactgattttgacatcattcgtcaattaccctcttaaagtactaaaatttgaaaaaaagttcaaaattctataccacgtacaaccgaagcaatttgcaactgaaatttttcattttctgccattttagaaaaatttgaagccccacagctccgccaaaacaaaatcgaaaaactgttcggtttgcgtcattcgtcatcgtttgatgacctctaaacatgatctgatttttaaataatcaaaaaccCGATCCCTCCCCCAAAAAGGCCAGATGCTCCAAACCGATCTAAAACCATTTTCAGTCGAGTCGGCATCGATCAAGAACGTCATCAACAAGCGCCTGTCGCGTTTAAATACATGCTAAAGATGATTTGAACAGTGTTCGtgataagtattttttgaaaatctgaaattcccGAAACAttaggcttcagaatggctcatGTTGAAAGTACCgcataaaatacctacctaaatttcaGCATTGCAACTTCCTTAGTTGAAAGAAATTTTGGTCATTGAAAGCTATATGTGACGTGCTCTACGAGAATCGACCTTAGGTCAAAAGAAGGGGTTTCAAGTTAATGAGCGATtcttatagaaaaaaagacgCTCTTTCCAATGACGCCAACCGCAACTTCCTATCTCTTTTACTTTCCTCGGAAATCGACCCCAAAGTTGAGGGGTAGGgccaaaatcaactcaaaattcatttttttttattttttatgattttggcaGTAAAAATTAACCTAATTTGCATACAAACACTTATCAAGCCCCATTCCTGTATTTCACTTCATAAGAACttgttaattcattaattttttaaaagaagaaaaagtagaataaatttaattttcagtgaaaaatctgcttaaaaaaatattaaaataaaaaaaaacaactgaaaaaaattttaaaaaattgttggcttaGGGGGGATTTGAACTCTGTACCTCCCGCGTGATAGTCCATCAGCTGCGCCACGTGGCTAGCGTTGCAGCATAAAGGAATACGAGGTTATGACTGGTTTACACGAACAGTCACAGAGCTAAAGGGGACCTAGACGAAACTACTGGAGACGTTTCTGTTGCATACCTACCCGAAAATAAGGCGAAAACacacttcaaaactttaaatgcatgtttctcaaaacacatttttttacctaagGTCGATTCTCGTAGAGCACGTCACATATATTGAAGGGTCCTTTCAGTTCAAACCATTATAACcacaaaagtcaaattttcaatagttgTGTTCTCCTATAACCTTTACAAACTTGAATTATACCAAAAACCATAGAAAATAAATTGAGTGTTATTCGAAATTAAATGGACTGTGTAAATTAAactttcagaaattaaaaaatactcaacTTGTTTCAAGAATTGGGGATGGTCGATGGACATGAGAAATAGGGTTGTGTACCCCTaacaaaacgaagaaaaaaggCAGACAAAAGGCAAGATGGTGgtaaaaatgtttgtaattgtCATAAACACTAATAAAGGttgtacttacatattattaCTTAATGATTTGATCAAGGTAAAATTCGTAATCTGTCACTTTCGATTGGTacttaaatttttatgaattttagaGTTTTGTGAAATAGAGTTGAATTTCATCGAGGAGAGTTAATTtcaagtgatatttttttgttgcaggtatCATTTCCCTCCTGGGTGTTGAATGATCGTTTAGGCAGGATGAGTAATATTGACTTGATGTATAATTAAAACTCATGTACGATAGAGTAACTGAAGTGGGGTGTGTGTAACGATatactttggtaatttttttcagctacaAATACATAAGATACCTATAATCGCTTAATTAATGTTAACATATCTGTCTGGAAAAGTAACCATGTAAATAATGTAGACGAGCTTGGTAAAATTGTCCCGAAGTTATGaatttgaagatattttttcaataggtacgaCTTTTCATGGAAACGATGGAAATTTTGTCGCATTTTTCTCTAAGCCGGGTATAAATACCTTTTCGTCGGTTTTTCCAACTATATGGTCCGTTTCATTATACGTTTTCTGTTCGGTAATCAGTTTCGTACCTTTATCGTCTTTTTCTATATTCGTAAATGCCTCGAActgttgcaaaaaaatcgaaaataatgaaTTACCACCATTCAAGCTATCCTTGCCAACCTCTAAAAAATGCAGTTGAGTGTATCGTTTCACTCACTTGGTTTTTGGATAAACTAAACATATCCCTGATGACTATGGTGATTGCACAGTCGTATGTTTCTTTCTCCGTTACATTGGTCACTGACCCCGAATATATGAAGTACGAGTATCCTTTATTACTAATTTTCAAGTACCACATATTATCTTCTTCCATTTCGACCATTGTACTTCCGGGTGTCCGAACTTCTTTCAGTTTTTCTAGAAAAGGTTCAATTTCCGGGTTATCTTCTTCGGCGTCCTGCGAAAATATTCAGTCGAGTGTTCAATTCATCGATGTAGGTactgattataatttttttttgtctaatttCCTCCTCtcctacataattatgtacttactgcTGTGAAACGATATATCACGATGACTACACCGTCACCATGTTCCAAAGATTTGGTATACGAAGTATACTTTGTATTGTAGTACAATTGCAAAACTTCCAAAGGGGCGCTAGAATAATGTATACCATTTCATTATCTCCTGTGTCGAGTATATTGGGTGAGTCATCTTTGTCAAAGTTGGTCACCTATGTTTGCCATCAATTAGTGTGCCCGCACTGCCAGTGGCGTCTTTAGCCCAGTAAAATATGGTTCTCGTGTAAACGTACAAATAATTAGCGATAGCTGGTCCAGTTATGGAAAGATCGGTTTTTTTATCAAGCAGTCTCACTTCAACTGTAAAATTTGAGAGGTTTTTTTCTAGATGCGAATCCCGGAAAGAAATCATGGTAAAGGGGAAAATTCACAAATGTGCTCGTTTTGGTGGTCAGAGGtgtttatattttgatttttcgttatAACTTTTTAAACCTCTCTACccttttcatggaaaatttgtttttaaagatTTACAAACTGCTTGGAGGTTTCCTCTATTCAGGTATTCTactcaattaggtacctacttacttgaatttCACCCTGCAGTTTAATTTCCATAGATAATTACCCGATTCTCCTGTATTAATCAATAATGCATTTTCACCAGTTCCATCGCCGTTTCTAATTACTGTCGCGTTTGGTTTCGGAATTGGGAAGGCGCGATCGGATCTTATATTTATTGGCTGTGTACGATCGAAAGGCCATATCGCGACTGAAATGGAACATCGAATCGATATTGTCAAAAATGCCTGTTtacatatttttgtcaaaaatagatAGTGCCACTTTTGACTCCAAACCCCTCACTTATAGTGATGTTAAAATACGCGTATATTCATTTACCTGCGCGCGAGGTGAACATTTGCGCGCAAATTCCACAAATGGATGTTATTTGCatctatttgtgattttcaacatgaaaagttgtccaaaaaacggaaaaacatGAAGAAATAGGACAAATCTCACGGTTTATTTGAAATGAAGGGGGAGGGATTCAATATCAttacgaacaatttttttcactactttaaaaacatttcgattttttttttcaattcaaaattttcagatgcttaGATCTTTTCCCTcgaatttatcatcacttgagtgaaaatttctagaTATTATAATTCGCTAAATGAAGGGAAAATAAGTaggaaattcaaacattttgattcaaaatatgaaaaaacaagccatttttccaaaaatacttagatatttttcagaaagag
This region of Planococcus citri chromosome 5, ihPlaCitr1.1, whole genome shotgun sequence genomic DNA includes:
- the LOC135847995 gene encoding uncharacterized protein LOC135847995; this encodes MYSLPRRMRRFQVIILLVLLVAINLKQTESGPSIFAIWPFDRTQPINIRSDRAFPIPKPNATVIRNGDGTGENALLINTGESVEVRLLDKKTDLSITGPAIANYLYVYTRTIFYWAKDATGSAGTLIDGKHSAPLEVLQLYYNTKYTSYTKSLEHGDGVVIVIYRFTADAEEDNPEIEPFLEKLKEVRTPGSTMVEMEEDNMWYLKISNKGYSYFIYSGSVTNVTEKETYDCAITIVIRDMFSLSKNQFEAFTNIEKDDKGTKLITEQKTYNETDHIVGKTDEKVFIPGLEKNATKFPSFP